One window from the genome of Oceanisphaera sp. IT1-181 encodes:
- a CDS encoding RidA family protein — translation MTIERQQISERMSRIVKHNGIVYLCGQVPKDASKDITEQTVTMLDKVDELLLVAGSSREHMLTVTIFLKSMKDFAAMNAVWDAWVPKGHAPARTCVEGAMAREELLVEISVTAAVK, via the coding sequence ATGACTATAGAGCGCCAACAAATCAGCGAGCGTATGAGCCGCATCGTCAAACACAATGGCATCGTCTATTTGTGTGGCCAAGTGCCCAAAGATGCCAGTAAGGATATTACCGAACAAACGGTCACCATGCTGGATAAAGTAGACGAGTTACTATTAGTAGCAGGCTCAAGCCGCGAACACATGCTGACGGTCACTATATTTTTGAAATCCATGAAGGATTTTGCTGCCATGAATGCGGTGTGGGATGCTTGGGTACCGAAAGGCCACGCCCCTGCTCGCACCTGTGTGGAAGGTGCTATGGCGCGCGAAGAGTTACTGGTAGAAATATCGGTAACTGCAGCTGTTAAATAA
- a CDS encoding hybrid-cluster NAD(P)-dependent oxidoreductase — MAVITQLYLYPLKSAAGLALNEAFVTYEGLLGDRRFMLAKPDGRFISARTHPRLQGIQVQPVAGGLDLHFNLPHGGEHQLAVRYSEFLQQPVTATVWDDTFTALSTHPHYDAWFSEFLSEAVQLIWLGEQSQRYRESINTAVSFADGYPLLLISQASLQDLNLRADARLEMSQFRPNLVISKTRAFEEDGWRRIRIGDVEFVVAKPCSRCVMTTIEPGTEHFNVLKEPLATLLRYRHGSDGEVYFGQNLIAVNEGIIRQGDKVEVLEYASAAIYPDAAPKRRELICVAREALTPDIETYWLVASDGKALPNYQAGQHLPIAVEIDGQRHVRYYSLSSSPTQDERYGISVKRQPDGKVSPWLAEHFQPGKTLLAHAPAGDFVLQPAERYLLLSAGSGITPLLSMIRALADNEQLHDVVFIHVCRTEQDIPAAAALRQLADSHPGLIVQFVLTQPQIGEGGRLTLGQLAAIPQLPTRQTYLCGPAGFMQQARSWLLALGLPATLLQQEYFGSLQSEDVSRETLAVSIQIGEQCFTGNNQRDLLTQAEQQGMTLPWSCRAGICGSCKQQLVSGAVEQPPAPALSATEREAGIVLACCCVPLTDVVLK; from the coding sequence ATGGCGGTGATCACGCAGCTCTACCTGTACCCTTTGAAATCTGCGGCTGGATTAGCCTTAAATGAAGCTTTTGTCACTTATGAAGGCCTACTGGGTGATCGCCGCTTTATGCTCGCCAAGCCCGATGGCCGATTTATTAGCGCGCGTACGCATCCGCGATTACAAGGTATTCAGGTGCAGCCGGTCGCTGGCGGCTTAGATCTACACTTTAATTTACCCCACGGCGGCGAACACCAATTAGCCGTACGTTATAGTGAGTTTTTGCAGCAGCCAGTTACCGCCACCGTTTGGGACGACACTTTTACCGCACTCAGTACCCATCCTCATTACGATGCGTGGTTTAGTGAGTTCTTGAGCGAGGCGGTGCAACTTATTTGGCTGGGTGAGCAGTCTCAGCGCTATCGTGAAAGCATAAATACGGCGGTCAGCTTTGCCGATGGTTATCCGTTACTGCTGATCTCACAAGCCTCATTGCAAGATCTTAACTTGCGCGCCGATGCGCGGCTTGAGATGTCGCAGTTTAGGCCGAACCTGGTGATATCAAAAACGCGGGCGTTTGAAGAGGATGGCTGGCGACGAATTCGTATTGGCGACGTGGAGTTTGTGGTCGCCAAGCCTTGTAGCCGTTGTGTGATGACCACCATAGAGCCTGGTACGGAACATTTTAATGTGCTTAAAGAACCGTTAGCAACCTTGCTGCGCTATCGACACGGCAGCGATGGCGAGGTGTATTTCGGCCAAAACCTGATTGCCGTTAATGAAGGCATCATCCGCCAAGGCGATAAGGTTGAGGTTTTAGAATACGCGAGTGCTGCCATTTACCCTGATGCGGCACCTAAGCGCCGTGAGCTTATTTGCGTGGCACGGGAAGCGCTCACCCCTGATATAGAAACCTATTGGTTAGTGGCAAGCGATGGCAAAGCGCTACCTAACTATCAAGCGGGGCAGCACCTGCCGATTGCCGTAGAGATAGATGGTCAGCGCCATGTGCGCTACTACAGCCTAAGCTCTAGTCCTACTCAGGATGAACGCTATGGTATTAGCGTGAAACGCCAGCCCGATGGCAAAGTATCGCCTTGGCTGGCAGAGCATTTTCAACCGGGTAAAACGTTATTGGCGCATGCACCCGCCGGCGACTTCGTACTGCAACCCGCCGAGCGTTATCTGCTGTTATCGGCAGGCTCCGGTATTACGCCTCTGTTATCGATGATCCGCGCATTAGCAGATAACGAGCAGTTACATGATGTGGTGTTTATTCATGTGTGTCGGACTGAGCAGGATATTCCTGCCGCCGCAGCATTACGGCAATTGGCAGATAGCCATCCAGGTCTGATTGTGCAGTTTGTACTTACCCAACCCCAAATAGGCGAGGGCGGTCGACTGACGCTGGGGCAGTTGGCGGCTATTCCACAGTTACCAACACGCCAAACCTATCTCTGCGGCCCAGCCGGTTTTATGCAGCAAGCACGCAGCTGGTTATTAGCGTTAGGGTTACCTGCAACGCTGTTACAACAAGAGTACTTTGGCAGTCTGCAAAGCGAGGATGTTTCACGTGAAACACTGGCAGTCTCTATCCAAATTGGCGAACAGTGCTTTACTGGCAATAACCAGCGCGACTTACTGACTCAGGCCGAGCAGCAAGGCATGACCTTGCCTTGGTCTTGTCGAGCCGGTATTTGTGGCAGTTGTAAGCAGCAGTTAGTGTCCGGCGCAGTGGAACAACCGCCAGCCCCCGCGTTATCCGCAACCGAACGCGAAGCCGGTATAGTGTTAGCCTGCTGCTGTGTGCCGCTAACAGATGTGGTCTTAAAATGA
- a CDS encoding FAD-binding and (Fe-S)-binding domain-containing protein codes for MASRYTLLLAALRKILPAARIITDPALCLALGTDASFYRLLPKMVLRLSSTAEVIQVLQLCSEHAIHCTFRAAGTSLSGQAISDSVLITLTDDWRGHTMSENGHLITLQPGVIGAHANKYLAPFGRKIGPDPASINSCKIGGIAANNASGMCCGTAQNSYQTLAGLSVVLADGTYLDTRDELSKARFAQLQPQLLSGLQALHQQVLANPALSERIRHKYRLKNTTGYSLNALLDFTDPFDMLAHLMIGSEGTLGFINDISYNTVPDHAFKASCLLVYADIENTCLAVTELADTAVAAVEIMDGRALRSIANQAGMPDFIQTLDLEAAALLIEVHGATQAELAQNCAQAMAAIESFTLLEQVAFTQDTKLCANLWAMRKGMFPAVGAVRETGTTVVIEDVAFHVKHLAAAVRKLTALFERFGYHEAIIFGHALAGNLHFVFTQGFDNETERQRYGDFMAAVTQLVAVEYQGSLKAEHGTGRNMAPFVELEWGQDGYRLVQQIKALFDPQGILNPGVIVNADTQAHLKNLKPLPAADPLIDKCIECGFCEAVCPSKNLSLTPRQRIVLYRELQRRQTNHEVIDDSLAQVFEYHGVDTCAATGLCEQRCPVGINTGDMMRKLRTARYQKFQPIARWTAQHFASTTKAVGIGLNTTNLARKLVGNQAMTRVNSSLRSVSRNKLPMWFPEIPAANSHQLQKELTKQKQNQPQGLPTSSNKVVYFPSCASRTLGQSSQATDARPLTEVTLSVLAKAGFEVIIPAQLNSLCCGMPYQSKGMFELAADKIQELEDSLWQASEQGRWPVLMDTSPCAKLSKDSFTKNLAVYEPVAFILEHALTRLQLSPLDETVMLHITCSSQRMGLADKMLALAKLCATSVIVPEHISCCGFAGDKGFTLPELNASALATLKQQVPSGCTRGLSNSRTCELGLSHHSGINYESILYLVDEASKSRDTL; via the coding sequence ATGGCATCTCGTTACACTTTATTACTGGCGGCGCTACGCAAGATATTACCCGCCGCGCGTATTATTACCGATCCTGCGCTGTGCTTAGCACTGGGCACAGACGCCAGCTTTTATCGACTGTTACCTAAAATGGTATTGCGCTTAAGCAGCACCGCAGAAGTTATTCAGGTACTTCAGCTATGTAGCGAGCACGCCATTCATTGCACCTTTCGCGCTGCGGGCACCAGTTTGTCGGGCCAAGCCATCTCCGACTCGGTACTGATCACCTTAACCGATGACTGGCGCGGCCACACCATGAGTGAAAACGGTCACCTCATTACTTTACAGCCAGGCGTAATAGGTGCACACGCCAATAAATATCTGGCACCGTTTGGGCGCAAGATAGGCCCAGATCCCGCGTCTATCAATAGCTGTAAAATTGGCGGCATCGCCGCTAATAATGCCTCTGGCATGTGCTGTGGCACGGCCCAAAATTCCTATCAAACCTTAGCGGGCTTAAGTGTAGTTTTAGCCGACGGTACCTATCTTGATACCCGAGACGAATTAAGCAAGGCGCGCTTTGCCCAGTTGCAGCCGCAGTTACTCAGTGGCTTACAAGCATTGCATCAGCAAGTGTTAGCCAACCCGGCCTTGAGTGAGCGCATCCGTCACAAGTACCGATTAAAAAATACCACCGGCTACAGCCTGAACGCCCTGCTAGATTTTACCGATCCCTTCGATATGCTGGCCCACTTGATGATTGGCTCCGAAGGCACGCTGGGCTTTATTAATGACATTAGTTACAACACGGTACCCGATCATGCCTTTAAGGCCTCTTGCCTTTTGGTGTATGCCGATATTGAAAATACCTGCTTGGCGGTCACCGAATTAGCCGACACTGCTGTTGCGGCAGTTGAGATAATGGACGGTCGCGCCCTGCGCTCCATTGCCAATCAGGCCGGTATGCCCGACTTTATTCAAACCTTAGATTTAGAAGCAGCGGCGCTATTAATAGAAGTACACGGCGCTACTCAAGCCGAGTTAGCGCAAAACTGCGCTCAAGCAATGGCCGCCATTGAGAGCTTCACACTGCTTGAGCAGGTAGCGTTCACGCAAGATACCAAGTTGTGCGCTAACCTGTGGGCCATGCGCAAAGGCATGTTTCCGGCGGTGGGAGCGGTACGTGAAACCGGTACTACTGTAGTAATTGAAGACGTAGCGTTTCACGTGAAACATTTAGCGGCGGCAGTGCGTAAGTTAACGGCCCTCTTCGAGCGGTTCGGTTATCACGAGGCCATTATCTTCGGTCACGCCTTGGCCGGTAATCTGCACTTTGTATTTACTCAAGGCTTCGATAACGAGACTGAGCGCCAGCGTTACGGTGATTTTATGGCAGCCGTCACTCAGTTGGTGGCCGTGGAATATCAAGGTTCACTCAAAGCCGAGCACGGCACGGGGCGCAACATGGCGCCCTTCGTTGAGTTGGAATGGGGGCAAGACGGCTATCGATTAGTGCAGCAGATAAAAGCACTGTTTGATCCTCAAGGCATTCTGAACCCAGGCGTGATTGTTAACGCAGATACCCAAGCGCATCTTAAAAACCTTAAACCCTTACCCGCCGCCGATCCGCTGATTGATAAGTGCATTGAATGTGGTTTTTGTGAGGCAGTCTGCCCCTCCAAGAATTTAAGCCTCACGCCTCGCCAACGAATAGTGCTCTACCGAGAGCTACAACGTCGCCAAACTAATCACGAGGTGATAGACGACAGCTTAGCTCAGGTGTTTGAGTATCATGGCGTCGATACTTGCGCGGCCACCGGCTTATGCGAGCAGCGCTGTCCGGTCGGCATTAACACTGGCGACATGATGCGCAAGCTACGCACAGCCCGCTATCAGAAGTTTCAGCCCATTGCGCGTTGGACGGCTCAGCACTTTGCCAGTACCACTAAGGCAGTAGGTATAGGTTTGAATACCACTAATCTGGCCCGCAAGTTAGTCGGCAACCAAGCCATGACTCGCGTGAATAGCAGCTTGCGTAGTGTTAGCCGTAACAAACTACCGATGTGGTTTCCTGAAATACCGGCGGCTAACTCGCATCAGCTGCAGAAAGAATTAACTAAGCAAAAGCAAAATCAGCCTCAAGGACTACCGACGAGCAGCAATAAAGTAGTGTATTTCCCCTCTTGTGCCAGCCGCACACTCGGCCAATCATCACAAGCAACCGATGCTCGACCCTTAACTGAAGTCACGTTATCGGTATTAGCCAAGGCAGGTTTTGAGGTCATCATACCGGCACAGCTGAATAGTCTGTGTTGCGGCATGCCCTATCAGAGTAAGGGTATGTTTGAACTGGCGGCGGATAAGATACAAGAGCTGGAAGACAGCTTGTGGCAAGCTTCGGAGCAAGGGCGATGGCCAGTACTGATGGACACCAGCCCTTGTGCCAAGTTGAGTAAAGATAGCTTTACCAAAAACTTAGCCGTTTATGAGCCGGTAGCTTTTATCTTGGAGCATGCATTAACACGACTGCAACTCTCGCCCCTTGATGAAACGGTAATGCTGCACATTACCTGCAGCAGCCAACGCATGGGCTTGGCCGATAAAATGTTAGCGTTAGCTAAGCTTTGTGCGACGTCGGTAATAGTGCCAGAGCACATCAGCTGCTGTGGTTTTGCCGGTGATAAAGGCTTTACCCTGCCCGAGCTTAATGCTTCGGCACTGGCTACCTTAAAACAGCAAGTGCCGTCAGGTTGCACACGAGGATTGAGTAACAGCCGCACCTGTGAACTCGGATTAAGCCATCACAGCGGCATCAACTATGAGTCCATTCTTTACTTAGTAGATGAAGCGTCCAAGAGCCGCGATACGCTATAA
- a CDS encoding Gfo/Idh/MocA family oxidoreductase, which yields MIKTAIIGYGQSASIFHLPFIDSLADFELVAISTSKPELAAEEWPNVAVYTDVDLMLAESGAELVVITAPNEVHYELGRKALSLGLHVVMENPTVTQLHQGTELMRLAETNNLCLIPFHNRRWDSDFLTLRKLLADGTLGPIHGFESHFDRFRPRVRVETPGVGAGIWFDLGGHLVDQALVLFGKPQAVTGRCLSMRPGGKVTDYFHVLLHYRDKEVILHSSPYHPGPSLRFKLQGELGCYIKRGFDPQEERLQNGIVPDSPYLAKEAEADYGIFYSDDDAQVIESEVGGYRYFYQATAKAIRGEAPPPVTMQDALDGLNIINIAEKSSVEGRTLPLTATSFRE from the coding sequence GTGATTAAAACCGCCATTATCGGCTACGGCCAGTCTGCCAGTATTTTTCATTTACCTTTTATCGATAGCTTGGCGGACTTTGAACTGGTCGCCATTAGCACCTCTAAGCCAGAGCTGGCGGCAGAGGAATGGCCAAATGTCGCTGTGTACACTGATGTGGATCTGATGCTGGCCGAGTCCGGTGCAGAGCTAGTGGTGATCACAGCTCCTAACGAAGTGCACTACGAGTTAGGGCGCAAGGCCTTGAGCTTGGGGCTGCATGTGGTGATGGAAAACCCCACCGTGACTCAGCTGCATCAAGGTACAGAGTTAATGCGCTTAGCTGAAACTAATAACCTGTGCTTGATCCCATTTCATAACCGCCGCTGGGACAGTGACTTTTTAACGTTACGCAAATTACTGGCAGATGGCACCTTGGGCCCAATTCATGGTTTTGAATCCCACTTTGATCGCTTTCGCCCTCGGGTACGCGTAGAAACCCCAGGTGTGGGTGCCGGTATTTGGTTTGATTTAGGCGGGCATTTAGTCGATCAGGCGTTGGTGTTATTTGGTAAGCCACAAGCGGTGACGGGCCGTTGTTTATCGATGCGCCCAGGTGGCAAAGTGACGGACTACTTTCATGTGCTGCTGCATTATCGCGATAAAGAAGTGATTTTGCATTCCAGTCCCTATCATCCAGGACCGAGTTTGCGCTTTAAGTTACAGGGCGAACTGGGCTGCTATATTAAGCGTGGTTTTGATCCGCAAGAAGAGCGTCTGCAAAACGGCATAGTGCCGGACTCGCCATATTTAGCGAAAGAGGCGGAAGCGGACTACGGTATTTTCTATTCGGATGATGATGCACAAGTGATTGAGTCTGAGGTGGGTGGTTATCGTTATTTCTATCAAGCCACGGCCAAGGCAATTCGCGGCGAAGCGCCGCCACCTGTGACCATGCAAGACGCATTAGATGGACTTAATATTATTAATATTGCAGAAAAGAGCTCGGTAGAAGGTCGTACCTTGCCCTTAACGGCTACCAGCTTTAGAGAATAA
- a CDS encoding DUF1456 family protein, which translates to MTNNDILRRVRYSLDLKDAQSLALFAQGGIEIDEAQFLALLAKEEDENYHSCSNEQLLGFLDGLVLQERGPREGGPAPKTEGAEPMNNQVFKKLRVALQLKEDDILSLLALAGFIVRKPELTSLFRKPDHKHFKPCGDQFLRNFLQGLALQRRHGAEPSAEEDADQTAE; encoded by the coding sequence ATGACTAATAACGATATTTTACGCCGCGTGCGCTACTCACTGGACTTAAAAGATGCTCAGTCACTCGCCCTGTTTGCTCAAGGTGGTATTGAGATTGATGAAGCGCAGTTTTTAGCCTTGCTCGCCAAAGAAGAAGATGAAAACTACCACAGCTGCAGCAATGAGCAGCTATTGGGCTTTTTAGATGGCTTAGTATTACAAGAAAGAGGCCCACGCGAAGGTGGACCTGCACCTAAGACTGAAGGTGCCGAGCCGATGAACAACCAAGTCTTTAAGAAGCTGCGCGTCGCCTTGCAACTAAAAGAAGATGATATTTTAAGCTTGCTGGCCTTGGCCGGATTTATTGTAAGAAAGCCTGAGCTGACTTCTTTGTTTCGCAAACCCGACCATAAACACTTCAAACCGTGTGGCGACCAGTTCTTGCGGAACTTCTTGCAAGGCCTAGCCCTGCAACGCCGCCATGGCGCAGAGCCTAGCGCTGAAGAAGATGCCGACCAAACTGCCGAGTAA
- a CDS encoding RNA-binding protein, producing MKIMIRGLSRLTTEEKILALLAPYGLVQYFHLVMDPNTNNSKGFGFAFMPNPAQAKAAIKSLNGIEVDGEKIRVKKAEDKPEEAKKVEPK from the coding sequence ATGAAGATTATGATCCGAGGCTTATCTCGCCTCACTACCGAAGAAAAAATCTTAGCACTGCTCGCCCCTTACGGCTTAGTGCAGTACTTCCATCTGGTTATGGATCCTAATACCAATAACTCAAAAGGTTTTGGTTTTGCCTTTATGCCAAACCCTGCTCAAGCTAAAGCCGCCATCAAGAGTTTGAACGGTATCGAAGTAGACGGTGAAAAAATTCGCGTGAAAAAAGCCGAAGATAAGCCAGAAGAAGCTAAAAAAGTGGAGCCAAAATAA
- a CDS encoding sodium:solute symporter family transporter produces the protein MLLSTTEAILWLCLFAAMFAIPGLYYARRQQDNIEDFVVARNSQNGISTMLTLLATTLGAWILFGPAEAATWGGIGAVIGYALGSLAPRFMMIPLGKRLRELIPEGHTLTEFVLHRYGKTMYGFVMVIMMFYMFISLTAGLTAVAKMVSLLAPVPLWATASIVMLATLLYTLYGGLRVTIFTDRLQIIVILPFLLLLIMFGWQAVGGIGPTIAGLKEKAPELLNPFDMGGFKSGLTFFIAVVLTGLFYQGTWQRIFAAQDNKAIRNGFIVSGILSFIFIFIMGLFGLAFVGLGLAGDGSVAVFDVLLSNIPLWFAIGLLPFGLALIMSSADSTISGISSMIVVDLRRLLPDFSANRLLGLSRWLIVLISIPVLIVASQGFSVLYLFLLADLLCCAAAFPVFFGFYSARYQAYNAVLSTAAGLIAGLWLFPAPGAPIEYLLESFLLASLVPVLVSVLLQFMPNRQTFDFSILRQRIRSLES, from the coding sequence ATGCTACTCAGCACTACCGAAGCCATTTTATGGCTCTGCTTATTTGCCGCCATGTTTGCTATTCCAGGCCTCTATTATGCGCGCCGCCAGCAAGACAATATCGAAGACTTTGTCGTGGCTCGCAATAGTCAAAACGGCATATCCACTATGCTGACATTATTAGCCACCACGCTCGGCGCTTGGATATTATTTGGCCCGGCAGAAGCCGCCACGTGGGGCGGCATAGGGGCGGTGATCGGCTATGCACTGGGCTCACTTGCGCCCCGCTTTATGATGATCCCCTTAGGTAAAAGGCTGCGCGAGCTGATCCCAGAAGGCCACACCCTCACTGAATTTGTGCTGCATCGCTACGGTAAAACCATGTATGGCTTCGTGATGGTGATCATGATGTTCTACATGTTTATCTCACTGACCGCAGGCCTCACCGCCGTCGCTAAAATGGTAAGTTTGCTGGCACCCGTGCCTTTGTGGGCTACTGCTTCTATCGTAATGTTGGCCACCCTGCTCTACACCTTATACGGCGGCCTGCGCGTCACCATTTTTACCGACCGCCTACAGATCATAGTAATACTGCCGTTTTTATTACTGCTGATTATGTTTGGCTGGCAAGCGGTGGGCGGCATTGGGCCCACTATCGCCGGCCTCAAAGAAAAAGCGCCAGAGCTACTCAATCCCTTTGATATGGGTGGCTTTAAATCCGGCCTCACCTTCTTTATTGCGGTAGTGTTAACCGGGCTTTTTTACCAAGGCACTTGGCAGCGTATTTTTGCCGCTCAAGATAATAAAGCCATTCGTAATGGCTTTATCGTCAGCGGTATCTTGAGCTTCATCTTTATCTTTATCATGGGCCTATTCGGCTTAGCCTTCGTGGGCTTAGGCTTAGCAGGTGATGGCTCGGTAGCCGTGTTTGATGTGCTGCTGTCTAACATTCCGTTGTGGTTTGCCATCGGTTTATTGCCCTTTGGCCTAGCCTTGATTATGAGCAGCGCCGACTCCACCATCAGCGGTATTTCCAGCATGATAGTGGTGGACTTGCGCCGTCTGTTACCGGATTTTAGCGCCAACCGCCTGCTGGGTTTATCCCGCTGGTTGATAGTATTGATCTCTATTCCGGTATTGATAGTGGCGTCTCAAGGCTTTAGCGTCTTGTATCTGTTCTTATTGGCCGATCTCTTATGTTGCGCCGCGGCCTTCCCGGTGTTCTTTGGCTTTTATAGCGCTCGTTATCAGGCTTATAACGCCGTGCTCAGCACCGCCGCCGGCTTAATCGCAGGCCTGTGGCTGTTCCCAGCCCCTGGTGCGCCAATCGAATATCTATTGGAGTCATTCTTACTGGCGAGCTTAGTACCTGTGCTGGTCTCTGTGTTATTGCAGTTTATGCCTAACCGCCAGACCTTTGATTTTTCTATCTTGCGCCAACGTATTCGCAGTTTAGAAAGTTAG
- the pyrC gene encoding dihydroorotase, giving the protein MSTQLTSLTITRPDDWHLHLRDGEQLKDTVADASRYLGRALVMPNLLPPATTTELALAYYDKITAVRPPGSLFEPLMSLYLTDKTDPEEIRRAKASGKIVACKLYPAGATTNSDSGVTDVKNIYSVLDVMQETGILLLVHGEVTDASVDIFDREKVFLETILPDVVRDFPQLKIVLEHITTEHAVKFVEQAGDNVAATITTHHLMFNRNHMLVGGIRPHYYCLPILKRNTHQQALVRAAISGNKKFFIGTDSAPHFKQNKETACGCAGAYTSHAAVELYAEVFEEAGALDKLEAFTSHNGPDFYGLPRNSDTITLVKETWSVPATLPLGGQELVPIRAGETISWMVK; this is encoded by the coding sequence ATGAGCACACAACTGACTAGCCTGACGATTACCCGCCCTGATGATTGGCATTTACACTTGCGTGATGGCGAACAACTCAAAGACACAGTGGCTGATGCTAGCCGTTATTTAGGCCGCGCTTTAGTAATGCCTAATCTTTTGCCGCCCGCCACTACTACCGAGCTGGCGCTGGCCTATTACGACAAGATAACGGCAGTGCGCCCACCAGGCAGCCTGTTTGAACCTTTGATGAGCTTGTACCTCACCGATAAGACAGATCCAGAAGAGATCCGGCGCGCCAAAGCCAGCGGTAAAATCGTGGCCTGCAAGTTGTATCCAGCGGGTGCCACCACCAACTCGGACTCCGGCGTAACTGACGTGAAGAATATTTACTCAGTGTTGGATGTGATGCAAGAAACCGGCATCTTGTTGTTGGTGCACGGCGAAGTGACCGACGCCAGCGTGGATATTTTCGACCGCGAGAAGGTGTTTCTTGAGACTATCTTGCCCGACGTAGTGCGCGATTTTCCTCAGCTGAAAATCGTACTCGAGCACATTACTACCGAGCACGCGGTTAAGTTTGTGGAGCAAGCCGGTGATAACGTAGCGGCTACCATTACCACGCATCACTTGATGTTTAACCGTAACCACATGCTGGTGGGTGGCATTCGTCCGCACTATTACTGCTTACCGATTTTAAAGCGCAACACCCATCAGCAAGCGTTAGTGCGCGCAGCCATCAGTGGTAATAAGAAATTCTTTATCGGTACCGACTCGGCGCCGCATTTTAAGCAAAATAAAGAAACCGCCTGTGGTTGCGCTGGCGCTTATACCTCGCACGCCGCCGTTGAGCTGTATGCAGAAGTATTTGAAGAAGCGGGTGCTCTGGATAAACTGGAAGCCTTTACCAGCCATAACGGCCCAGACTTTTACGGCCTGCCACGCAACTCAGACACCATTACCTTGGTGAAAGAGACCTGGTCTGTGCCCGCCACCCTGCCCTTAGGTGGTCAAGAGTTGGTGCCCATCCGTGCCGGTGAAACCATCAGCTGGATGGTGAAGTAG
- a CDS encoding 3-oxoacyl-ACP reductase, which translates to MQHNQTDPQNQHTAQPFDQQLVLVTGGARGLGEHLVRAFLREGAKVVINYLNSAEAAQQLASDYPEQALAIQADVTDAAAVQALFAQAKAHFGQPITTVINNALPAFSFNGDARENADQLSWSNVQQQFEGVVKGALNTTQAALAGMREAGFGRIVNIGTNLFQNPVVPYHDYTAAKAALLSLTRTLSQDLGPDQITVNMVSGGLLRTTDASAATPEAVFDYIAAATPLRRVTTPAEFADATLFFASPWSRSVTGQNLVVDGGLVKN; encoded by the coding sequence ATGCAACACAACCAAACCGATCCCCAAAATCAGCACACTGCACAGCCATTCGATCAACAGTTGGTATTAGTCACCGGCGGCGCTCGCGGCTTGGGCGAGCATTTAGTGCGCGCCTTCTTGCGTGAAGGTGCCAAGGTGGTAATAAACTATTTAAACAGTGCCGAGGCCGCTCAACAGCTGGCATCCGATTACCCCGAGCAGGCGCTAGCCATACAAGCCGACGTGACCGATGCGGCAGCTGTGCAAGCTCTGTTTGCACAAGCGAAAGCCCACTTTGGTCAGCCTATTACCACGGTTATCAATAACGCCCTGCCGGCTTTCTCGTTTAATGGTGATGCCCGTGAAAATGCCGACCAATTAAGCTGGAGCAACGTACAGCAGCAGTTTGAAGGTGTGGTTAAGGGGGCGTTAAACACCACTCAAGCCGCGCTTGCCGGCATGCGTGAAGCGGGCTTTGGCCGTATCGTGAATATCGGTACTAATCTGTTCCAAAATCCAGTGGTGCCATACCACGACTACACAGCCGCTAAAGCCGCATTGCTATCGCTGACCCGCACCCTTTCTCAAGACTTAGGTCCCGACCAAATCACCGTAAACATGGTATCTGGCGGTTTGCTGCGCACTACCGATGCTTCTGCGGCCACCCCAGAGGCGGTGTTTGATTATATTGCAGCTGCCACACCGCTGCGCCGCGTTACTACACCCGCTGAATTTGCCGATGCGACTTTATTTTTTGCCTCACCTTGGTCACGCTCTGTCACCGGCCAAAACTTGGTGGTGGATGGCGGCTTGGTGAAAAACTAA